From Pyrenophora tritici-repentis strain M4 chromosome 1, whole genome shotgun sequence, the proteins below share one genomic window:
- a CDS encoding protein containing SET domain protein: MVVVPTNGYATRRVLVDRVHLILSNRVHNGDEQYLVQWSTEGSPTYPPLSWHSVAELVRCLEHLQDYLDRRDNIKASTDMQMESRKRKSPDGGVDDELRSSPFSRRFHQDTRMQSVSRSPSVLPTLPSTPPIDKYNSILVANEHGYIFCRYASGNDIPQLDVRTVPTPDMTRIARQSSVNKARTYIRNEYVRRLQKVPGKKGKPIHLINLVDSSTPSLRFRYISEYVLSQGVYRASKDSMVGCMQCSPHMGRDIGCEYTRKCDCLEYAAVDESRLNDAEREDYDYALATGSSTAGFPKKFPYFAAGTRKDRTGCLVPFYLNSRRPIYECNETCNCGPNCRNKNVQFGRQVEVEIFRTSDGRGWGLRCREDVHEGQFIDTYRGEVITDEEATRRENASSKAKASYLYSLDKFAESENLDEKDLYVVDGEFMGGPTKFINHSCEPNCRQYTVSYNKHDAKVYDIAFFACRFIPKGEELTFDYLDKDEDEPMDEPGEDAIPCLCGSAKCRKWLWT; encoded by the exons ATGGTCGTCGTACCGACTAACGGCTACGCAACGCGGCGGGTACTCGTAGACCGG GTACACTTGATACTATCGAATCGGGTTCATAACGGC GATGAGCAATATCTGGTGCAATGGAGTACCGAAGGATCACCAACATACCCACCACTTAGTTGGCATTCGGTCGCGGAGTTAGTACGATGTCTCGAGCATCTTCAAGACTACCTAGACCGCAGGGACAA TATCAAGGCGTCAACAGATATGCAGATGGAGTCTAGAAAACGAAAGAGTCCAGATGGCGGCGTTGACGACGAACTTCGTTCTTCGCCATTCAGTCGACGATTTCACCAGGACACCCGAATGCAATCTGTATCACGCTCGCCATCTGTGCTGCCGACTTTACCATCTACACCCCCAATCGACAAGTACAACTCTATCTTAGTTGCTAATGAGCACGGGTACATCTTCTGCCGCTACGCATCTGGCAACGATATACCGCAACTTGATGTACGCACGGTGCCAACACCAGACATGACACGGATAGCGCGTCAATCCAGCGTCAACAAGGCACGCACCTATATCCGAAACGAGTACGTTCGAAGACTACAGAAGGTACCAGGAAAGAAGGGTAAGCCCATCCACTTGATCAACCTGGTGGACTCTTCAACACCATCCCTTAGATTCCGGTACATCTCAGAGTATGTCCTCAGCCAGGGCGTCTATCGCGCATCGAAAGACTCCATGGTAGGCTGTATGCAGTGCTCACCGCACATGGGCCGAGATATCGGCTGCGAATATACTAGAAAGTGCGACTGCCTCGAATACGCAGCGGTAGACGAATCGCGTCTTAACGACGCCGAACGAGAAGACTACGACTACGCCCTTGCCACGGGCAGCTCTACAGCCGGCTTCCCGAAGAAATTCCCTTACTTCGCCGCAGGCACTAGAAAAGATCGAACAGGCTGCCTCGTCCCGTTTTACCTAAATTCCCGTCGTCCCATCTACGAATGCAACGAGACCTGCAACTGCGGTCCTAACTGCCGCAATAAGAACGTCCAGTTTGGACGCCAGGTTGAAGTTGAGATTTTTCGCACGAGCGACGGCCGCGGGTGGGGGCTGCGCTGCAGAGAAGATGTACACGAGGGCCAATTCATCGATACCTACCGCGGCGAAGTCATCACCGACGAAGAGGCTACACGGCGCGAAAACGCATCCTCCAAAGCAAAAGCCTCGTATTTATATTCGCTCGACAAGTTTGCCGAATCTGAAAACCTCGACGAGAAGGACTTGTACGTCGTCGACGGCGAGTTCATGGGCGGCCCCACAAAGTTTATCAACCACTCTTGCGAACCGAATTGCAGACAGTACACTGTCAGCTACAATAAGCATGATGCCAAGGTCTACGACATTGCCTTTTTCGCTTGCAGGTTTATTCCAAAGGGTGAAGAGTTAACATTCGATTATCTAGACAAGGATGAGGATGAGCCGATGGATGAGCCGGGTGAGGATGCCATTCCGTGTCTTTGTGGGTCGGCAAAGTGCAGGAAGTGGCTTTGGACGTAG